Proteins encoded by one window of Kribbella italica:
- a CDS encoding YbaK/EbsC family protein, which produces MAAPELGKLEWQAAADVPELLADPVRAALGDLPAWAVAIDPSLADTAAFCAEYDVPMAASANCVIVHGKRAGESTYAAVMVLATDRADVNGVIRKHLGVRKISFAAQDDAVTSTAMEYGGITPIGLPTAWPVLVDESVAAAGLVVIGSGIRASKLVVDGADLAKLPTATVLALATPSA; this is translated from the coding sequence GTGGCGGCTCCCGAGCTCGGCAAACTCGAGTGGCAGGCGGCGGCCGACGTACCGGAACTGCTGGCCGATCCGGTGCGTGCCGCACTGGGTGACCTGCCCGCGTGGGCGGTCGCGATCGACCCTTCACTGGCTGACACCGCCGCGTTCTGCGCCGAGTACGACGTACCGATGGCGGCGTCGGCGAACTGCGTGATCGTGCACGGCAAGCGAGCCGGCGAGTCGACGTACGCGGCGGTGATGGTCCTGGCCACCGACCGTGCCGACGTGAACGGCGTGATCCGCAAGCACCTCGGCGTCCGCAAGATCTCCTTCGCCGCACAGGACGACGCCGTCACCTCCACCGCCATGGAGTACGGCGGCATCACCCCGATCGGCCTCCCCACCGCCTGGCCCGTCCTGGTCGACGAGTCGGTCGCCGCCGCGGGCCTGGTCGTCATCGGCAGCGGCATCCGAGCCTCCAAACTCGTCGTCGACGGCGCCGACCTGGCCAAACTCCCCACCGCCACGGTCCTCGCCTTGGCCACACCGTCTGCCTGA
- a CDS encoding GNAT family N-acetyltransferase, giving the protein MDNDDVTVADAPEHHRYEARDASGALMGIATYRRTSDHITFLHTETMPEFQGRGVAGKVARQSLEDARAAGIKVRPACPYYIQYFEKHPEYADLLEGVAS; this is encoded by the coding sequence ATGGACAACGACGACGTGACCGTCGCAGATGCCCCCGAGCACCACCGGTACGAGGCACGCGACGCCTCCGGCGCGCTGATGGGAATCGCCACCTACCGCCGGACCAGCGACCACATCACCTTCCTGCACACCGAGACGATGCCGGAGTTCCAGGGCCGCGGCGTGGCCGGGAAGGTCGCGCGGCAGTCGCTGGAGGACGCCCGCGCGGCGGGGATCAAGGTGCGGCCGGCGTGCCCGTACTACATCCAGTACTTCGAGAAGCACCCCGAGTACGCCGACCTGCTGGAAGGGGTGGCGTCGTAG
- a CDS encoding MFS transporter, with translation MSEHALEGKAIPSLVPARMDRLPWTRFHWMIVVGLGVSWILDGLEIQLVSLVGNVLKEGATLGLTTAEVGLLASIYLAGEVVGALFFGRLTDRWGRRNLFIITLVVYLVASGAAGLSWDFWSIAFCRFVAGMGIGGEYAAINSAIDELIPSKYRGRVDIGVNGTYWGGALIGSAVGLVFLNDDIVPIEWGWRLCFLIGPVMGLMIIYLRRHIPESPRWLMTHGKVEEAERTVDRIEETVRRQGGELREVTDDEAINVVDYPPVRYREIARVMLRDYRSRSFLGFSMMVTQAFLYNAIFFTYALVLKAYFGLNDSSIALYFFPFAIGNLAGPLLLGHLFDTIGRRKMILATYSISAVVLFVTALLFNAGSLNAMSLTALWCVVFFFASAGASSAYLTVSEIFPIELRGQAISFFFAISQLTGGVVAPFLFASLIGEGDNPARGPLTVGYIIGAAVMLIGGLIAWFFGVDAEGQSLENVATPLSARERASSTRFQGTTPRLPSAEAQGRGITPIVPNGGDEEDRPKDT, from the coding sequence ATGAGTGAGCACGCGTTGGAGGGCAAGGCGATACCGAGCCTGGTGCCCGCCCGGATGGACCGCCTGCCGTGGACCCGCTTCCACTGGATGATCGTCGTCGGCCTCGGCGTCTCCTGGATCCTGGACGGTCTGGAGATCCAGCTGGTCTCGCTGGTCGGCAACGTGCTGAAGGAAGGCGCGACCCTCGGGCTGACCACCGCCGAGGTCGGGCTGCTGGCCTCGATCTACCTCGCCGGTGAGGTCGTCGGCGCACTCTTCTTCGGCCGGCTCACCGACCGCTGGGGCCGCCGGAACCTGTTCATCATCACGCTCGTGGTCTACCTGGTCGCCTCCGGCGCGGCCGGGCTGAGCTGGGACTTCTGGTCGATCGCGTTCTGCCGGTTCGTCGCCGGGATGGGCATCGGCGGCGAGTACGCCGCGATCAACTCCGCGATCGACGAGCTGATCCCCTCGAAGTATCGCGGCCGCGTCGACATCGGCGTCAACGGCACCTACTGGGGCGGCGCGCTGATCGGCTCCGCGGTCGGTCTGGTCTTCCTCAACGACGACATCGTGCCGATCGAGTGGGGCTGGCGGCTGTGCTTCCTGATCGGGCCGGTGATGGGCCTGATGATCATCTACCTGCGCCGCCACATCCCGGAGAGCCCGCGCTGGCTGATGACCCACGGCAAGGTCGAGGAGGCCGAGCGGACCGTCGACAGGATCGAGGAGACCGTACGGCGCCAGGGCGGCGAGCTGCGCGAGGTGACCGACGACGAGGCGATCAACGTCGTCGACTACCCGCCGGTAAGGTACCGCGAGATCGCGCGGGTGATGCTGCGCGACTACCGCAGCCGGTCGTTCCTCGGCTTCTCGATGATGGTCACCCAGGCGTTCCTCTACAACGCGATCTTCTTCACCTACGCGCTGGTGCTGAAGGCGTACTTCGGCCTGAACGACTCCAGCATCGCGCTGTACTTCTTCCCGTTCGCGATCGGCAACCTGGCCGGCCCGCTGCTGCTCGGCCACCTGTTCGACACGATCGGCCGGCGCAAGATGATCCTGGCGACGTACTCGATCTCGGCGGTGGTGCTGTTCGTCACCGCGCTGCTGTTCAACGCGGGATCGCTGAACGCGATGTCGCTGACCGCCCTGTGGTGCGTGGTGTTCTTCTTCGCCTCGGCGGGCGCGTCGTCGGCGTACCTGACGGTGAGCGAGATCTTCCCGATCGAGCTGCGCGGCCAGGCGATCTCGTTCTTCTTCGCGATCTCGCAGCTCACCGGTGGAGTAGTGGCGCCGTTCCTGTTCGCGTCGCTGATCGGTGAGGGCGACAACCCGGCACGCGGTCCGTTGACGGTCGGCTACATCATCGGCGCCGCGGTGATGCTGATCGGTGGCCTGATCGCCTGGTTCTTCGGCGTCGACGCCGAGGGTCAGTCGCTGGAGAACGTCGCGACGCCGCTGTCGGCCCGCGAACGCGCGTCGTCGACCCGTTTCCAGGGCACGACCCCGCGCCTGCCGAGCGCGGAGGCCCAGGGCCGGGGGATCACCCCGATCGTCCCGAACGGTGGCGACGAGGAGGACCGCCCGAAGGACACCT